A part of Microbulbifer sp. MI-G genomic DNA contains:
- a CDS encoding DUF3261 domain-containing protein yields MTKEKYNALPLAPLLDEDKRQLSQHIKVDYLGERYDVIAASLFSSTELRVSFLSLEGINLLDVLYDGHNVHLKYYLKKPIQFPPEMLLADIQLVYWPVEILRKQLPSNWRLKELSVENTYQRQLIIDGRVCSEVHYSTDDIWIANVQLEHKFLDYKLSIRNL; encoded by the coding sequence TTGACTAAAGAAAAATATAATGCCTTACCTTTGGCGCCCTTGTTAGATGAGGATAAACGACAATTAAGCCAACATATAAAAGTAGATTATCTCGGTGAACGCTATGATGTTATTGCAGCATCATTGTTTTCCTCCACTGAACTGAGGGTAAGTTTTTTGAGCCTTGAAGGTATTAACTTACTCGATGTTCTGTATGATGGGCACAATGTACATCTGAAATATTATCTAAAAAAGCCCATACAGTTTCCTCCTGAAATGTTATTGGCAGATATTCAGCTTGTTTATTGGCCTGTTGAAATACTCCGTAAACAGTTACCATCAAATTGGAGGTTGAAAGAGTTGTCGGTTGAGAATACTTATCAGCGTCAGTTAATCATTGATGGGAGAGTATGTTCTGAAGTTCACTATAGCACCGATGACATTTGGATTGCTAACGTTCAGCTTGAGCATAAATTCCTTGATTATAAGCTAAGTATAAGGAATCTTTAG
- a CDS encoding beta-ketoacyl-ACP synthase, with protein sequence MKRVVITGMAGISPIGQGWDAVSFSLHNRLTGVTYIQDWDKYEGLETRLGAPVREFKKPVHYDRKRTRSMGRVSLMAVFASEQALLDAGLLDDPVLKSGSVGISYGSSAGTPAAMADFGNMLLNCRTDGLNATSYIKMMAHTAAVNISVFFRVCGRIYTTSSACTSGSQGIGYAYEAIRNGVQKIMIAGGAEELCATEAAVFDTLYATSTKNDSPETSPRPFDKYRDGLVIGEGAGTLILEDYEHAIARGAKIYAEVVGFGTNSDGSHVTQPQSSTMGVALQQAMCQAGINGNDIGYVSAHGTATDRGDIAESHATYNAFGRPVAISSLKSYTGHTLGACGVLEAWASIQMMRDGWFHPTINLSEVDRDCADLEYITGNGRRIDTEFVMSNNFAFGGINTSLIFKRLE encoded by the coding sequence ATGAAACGTGTGGTTATTACCGGAATGGCAGGGATTAGCCCTATTGGACAGGGATGGGATGCGGTCAGCTTTTCCTTGCATAATCGCCTTACAGGCGTAACTTACATACAGGATTGGGATAAATATGAAGGGCTTGAGACCCGCCTTGGAGCCCCTGTAAGAGAATTTAAAAAACCGGTCCATTATGACCGAAAACGTACCCGTAGTATGGGGCGGGTATCTTTAATGGCTGTTTTTGCCAGCGAACAGGCCTTACTAGATGCGGGCCTTTTAGATGACCCCGTTTTGAAAAGTGGTTCAGTAGGCATCTCTTATGGATCTTCGGCTGGCACACCAGCTGCAATGGCTGACTTTGGTAATATGCTCCTCAATTGCCGTACCGATGGTTTAAATGCAACCAGCTATATTAAAATGATGGCCCATACTGCAGCGGTGAACATCAGTGTATTTTTTAGGGTATGCGGACGTATTTATACCACCAGTTCTGCTTGCACTTCTGGTAGCCAGGGCATTGGTTATGCCTATGAAGCAATTCGGAATGGTGTTCAAAAGATAATGATTGCAGGTGGTGCAGAAGAACTTTGTGCGACGGAAGCTGCAGTTTTTGATACGCTCTATGCAACCTCTACCAAAAATGACTCCCCAGAAACTTCACCTCGGCCTTTTGATAAATACAGGGATGGGCTAGTTATTGGTGAAGGCGCAGGAACTCTTATTTTAGAAGATTACGAGCACGCAATTGCCCGTGGCGCCAAAATATACGCTGAAGTTGTTGGGTTTGGTACAAACTCTGATGGCAGTCATGTAACCCAACCTCAGTCATCCACGATGGGGGTTGCTTTACAACAGGCGATGTGTCAAGCGGGAATCAATGGGAATGATATTGGTTATGTAAGCGCACATGGTACAGCGACTGATCGAGGTGATATTGCCGAAAGCCATGCAACTTATAATGCATTCGGAAGACCCGTTGCAATTAGTTCATTAAAAAGTTATACAGGTCATACTCTTGGAGCCTGCGGGGTTCTGGAAGCTTGGGCCAGTATACAAATGATGCGTGATGGATGGTTTCACCCCACAATTAATCTAAGCGAGGTCGACCGTGACTGTGCTGACTTGGAATATATAACGGGCAACGGTCGCAGGATAGATACTGAATTTGTGATGAGTAATAATTTTGCTTTTGGAGGAATAAATACCTCTCTTATCTTTAAACGTCTGGAATAA
- a CDS encoding NAD(P)/FAD-dependent oxidoreductase, giving the protein MKKIISDVVIIGAGPAGAIAGALIAKLGWVVNVIEREEFPRFSIGESLLPQCMKSLERADMMKVIKSAGFQLKNGAAFEWNGARTSFEFSDKFSNGPQTTFQVQRAKFDKILADEAERQGVKIYYNHIIKKAEVNKQKATLIVKNGDASLIFQARFVLDASGFGRVLPNLLKLDIPSEFPVRESVFTHVEDNINDSQFDRNKILITVHPKERDIWYWLIPFSDGRASIGVVGDKNKLAFLGDSPEEVLENSILSAPSLAKTLVNAKYDMPVQRIHGYSSNVSRLAGPGFALLGNAGEFLDPIFSSGVTIAMKSSELAAACLHKQLSGQTVDWDEEFSKPLKDGIEVFKTFVKSWYEGHFQDVIFYQTEKKEIKRMICSILAGYAWDKTNPFVAAPQRRLNALVEICSSE; this is encoded by the coding sequence ATGAAAAAGATTATCTCTGATGTTGTGATAATTGGTGCTGGCCCGGCTGGAGCTATTGCTGGAGCTTTAATAGCAAAACTAGGTTGGGTTGTTAATGTGATTGAAAGAGAAGAGTTTCCTCGTTTTTCTATAGGAGAAAGCTTGCTGCCACAATGTATGAAATCTCTTGAGCGTGCAGATATGATGAAGGTTATAAAATCCGCTGGATTTCAATTAAAAAATGGAGCTGCATTTGAATGGAATGGTGCAAGAACATCCTTTGAATTTTCTGATAAATTCTCTAATGGTCCGCAAACCACTTTTCAGGTGCAAAGAGCAAAATTTGATAAAATTTTAGCAGATGAAGCGGAACGCCAAGGTGTAAAAATATATTATAATCATATAATAAAAAAAGCCGAGGTGAATAAACAAAAAGCAACATTAATTGTAAAAAATGGGGATGCAAGTTTGATTTTTCAGGCTCGCTTTGTATTGGATGCGAGCGGGTTTGGTAGAGTTTTACCGAATTTGCTTAAGCTAGATATTCCTTCAGAGTTTCCTGTGCGTGAATCGGTATTTACCCATGTCGAGGATAATATAAATGATAGCCAGTTTGATAGAAATAAAATTTTAATAACAGTCCATCCAAAAGAAAGAGATATATGGTATTGGCTAATACCTTTTTCTGATGGCCGTGCTTCAATAGGTGTAGTTGGAGACAAAAATAAGCTTGCATTTTTGGGAGATTCCCCTGAAGAGGTTTTGGAAAATTCAATATTATCTGCTCCTTCTCTTGCAAAAACACTTGTAAATGCAAAGTATGATATGCCAGTTCAGAGAATTCATGGTTACTCAAGTAATGTCTCAAGGCTTGCTGGACCAGGATTTGCCCTGTTAGGCAATGCAGGTGAGTTTCTCGATCCCATCTTTTCCTCTGGCGTCACTATAGCCATGAAGTCCTCTGAGTTGGCTGCAGCTTGTCTGCATAAACAACTATCGGGTCAAACAGTTGATTGGGATGAAGAATTCTCTAAACCTTTAAAAGATGGTATTGAAGTCTTCAAAACATTTGTAAAATCCTGGTATGAAGGACATTTTCAGGACGTTATATTTTATCAAACTGAAAAAAAAGAAATTAAGCGTATGATATGCTCCATTTTGGCTGGCTATGCGTGGGATAAAACAAATCCTTTTGTTGCTGCTCCACAGCGAAGGTTAAATGCATTGGTGGAAATATGTTCTTCAGAATAG
- a CDS encoding beta-ketoacyl-ACP synthase produces the protein MNGCFLNHMGLACALGETEKDIIKSLFKGDTSFMRPDLDRIPGYHGYFGKIDFHLPEIPRLYEAYDCRNNRLALAVLQQIEGEISNSIARYSANRIGVVMGTSTSGIESGETYLKGHEEKNFNYRYQQQMGGLSSFIGEYLGIHGPQITVSTACSSSANAFASARRLISMDICDAVIVGGVDSLCDMTIRGFHSLGALSAGQTNPFSTNRDGINLGEAGAVFLMSKEPSGVCLSGIAASSDAYHMSAPHPKGRGAEICMRNALVDAGLEPFAIDYLNLHGTGTHHNDSMEATAVWNVFGDNIICSSTKPLTGHTLGAAGALEVAFCWLAIKYGQILPHYFDGNYDPHISHIQLFRYGDNSKCLRYVMSNSFAFGGNNCSVILSKLEI, from the coding sequence ATGAATGGCTGTTTCCTTAATCATATGGGTTTGGCCTGTGCCCTTGGAGAGACGGAGAAAGATATTATAAAGTCTTTGTTTAAGGGGGATACCTCTTTCATGCGGCCGGACCTTGATCGAATACCAGGATATCATGGATATTTTGGTAAAATAGACTTTCACTTGCCAGAGATACCTCGGTTATATGAGGCCTACGATTGTCGTAATAATCGGTTAGCTTTGGCAGTTTTGCAGCAGATTGAGGGTGAAATTTCTAATTCCATTGCTCGTTATAGTGCTAATCGTATTGGTGTTGTTATGGGAACTTCAACTTCGGGGATTGAGTCTGGAGAAACCTATCTCAAGGGTCATGAAGAGAAAAATTTTAATTATCGATACCAACAGCAGATGGGCGGATTGAGTTCGTTTATAGGAGAGTATCTGGGTATTCATGGACCCCAAATTACTGTTTCTACAGCTTGCTCATCCAGTGCTAACGCTTTTGCTTCTGCGCGACGCCTTATATCTATGGATATTTGTGATGCAGTCATTGTTGGAGGAGTCGACTCCCTATGTGATATGACAATTAGAGGATTTCATAGTTTGGGAGCACTAAGTGCTGGCCAAACCAATCCCTTCAGTACTAATCGGGATGGTATTAACCTAGGGGAAGCTGGTGCAGTTTTTTTGATGAGCAAGGAACCCAGTGGGGTTTGCTTATCGGGTATTGCTGCTTCATCAGATGCGTATCATATGTCAGCACCGCACCCTAAAGGGCGCGGTGCCGAGATATGTATGCGAAATGCACTAGTTGATGCCGGTCTCGAACCTTTCGCAATAGATTATTTGAATCTTCATGGCACAGGCACTCACCATAATGACTCAATGGAAGCAACTGCTGTTTGGAATGTATTTGGCGATAATATTATTTGTTCTTCTACAAAACCATTGACAGGGCATACATTAGGTGCGGCTGGAGCGCTTGAAGTGGCTTTTTGTTGGTTGGCAATCAAATACGGGCAAATCTTGCCCCATTATTTCGATGGTAATTATGATCCTCATATATCACACATACAGTTATTTCGATATGGGGATAATAGCAAGTGTTTACGCTATGTTATGAGTAATTCCTTTGCATTTGGTGGCAACAACTGCTCGGTGATTCTCAGTAAGCTGGAGATTTAA
- a CDS encoding hotdog family protein has protein sequence MQKYTAEELVPHSGGMSLLDEILLVEEDKLKAKLQVRDDGLFSRDKRVPAYVGIEYMAQAIAAFSGYHAKEKSEDIRLGFLLGTRKFVSNIESYQCGDEITIQAERLLQAENGMATFECRITGSGVEQNARLSVYQPDNVEVFLKEKS, from the coding sequence ATGCAGAAGTATACAGCTGAAGAATTGGTTCCACACAGCGGTGGTATGTCGCTTCTGGATGAGATTCTTTTGGTGGAGGAAGATAAGCTAAAAGCTAAGCTACAAGTACGTGATGATGGGTTGTTTTCCCGTGATAAACGAGTTCCCGCATACGTTGGTATTGAGTATATGGCACAAGCAATTGCAGCCTTCTCTGGGTATCATGCCAAAGAAAAAAGTGAAGATATTCGTTTGGGATTTCTGCTTGGAACGAGAAAATTCGTGAGTAATATTGAAAGTTATCAGTGTGGAGATGAAATTACGATTCAGGCTGAACGTCTCTTACAGGCTGAAAATGGTATGGCAACATTTGAATGCCGGATAACTGGATCAGGTGTGGAACAAAATGCACGCCTAAGTGTATATCAACCTGATAATGTAGAAGTATTCCTGAAGGAAAAAAGCTAA
- the fabG gene encoding 3-oxoacyl-ACP reductase FabG: protein MSKWVLVTGSSRGIGRAIAIELAKDGFNIVLHCRNRRDLAEVVAGEITRLGCNYRILQFDISERESAKEILLKDIEDNSCYYGIVCNAGVTSDNAFPAMSGKEWDSVIHTNLDGFYNILQPLTMPMVRRRAPGRIVVMTSVSGLIGNRGQVNYSASKAGLIGASKALALELAKRKITVNCVSPGLIGTDLLSKDLPVGEILKMIPARRLGKPEEVAAAVSFLMHERAEYITRQVISVNGGLC from the coding sequence ATGTCAAAGTGGGTTTTAGTCACAGGATCTAGCCGTGGTATAGGTCGAGCCATCGCAATTGAATTAGCTAAGGATGGTTTTAACATCGTTTTACACTGCCGTAACCGTCGTGATCTGGCAGAGGTAGTTGCAGGAGAGATAACCAGATTAGGATGTAACTATCGTATACTGCAGTTTGATATATCTGAACGTGAATCTGCAAAAGAGATTCTGCTGAAAGATATTGAAGACAACAGTTGTTACTATGGCATTGTGTGTAATGCAGGAGTTACTTCCGATAACGCATTTCCTGCTATGTCAGGTAAGGAATGGGACAGTGTAATACATACCAATCTAGACGGTTTTTATAATATCTTACAGCCATTGACTATGCCAATGGTACGACGACGGGCTCCCGGCCGGATAGTAGTCATGACATCAGTATCCGGGCTCATTGGAAATCGGGGGCAAGTTAATTACTCTGCTTCTAAAGCCGGGCTAATCGGTGCAAGTAAAGCTTTGGCTTTGGAATTGGCAAAAAGAAAAATTACGGTAAACTGCGTTTCTCCAGGCCTTATCGGCACTGATCTTTTGAGTAAAGACTTGCCCGTGGGTGAAATCCTGAAGATGATACCCGCTAGACGGCTTGGTAAACCTGAAGAAGTTGCGGCAGCAGTATCTTTTCTTATGCACGAACGCGCTGAATATATCACCCGGCAAGTAATTTCTGTAAATGGTGGTCTTTGCTAA